GATTTTTGGctaaatattttcaattttttttctgatgctgTAGGATTTTCCATAGAACCTCTTGCTATAATAGCAATATTCGGAACAGTACCGCAAGCCCTCAAAATCAATTCATACAATAAAGAAATGATAGCATTTTCTACACTCCTGGCAAGTAGAATCATTCTACTGAAATGGGAAGATAAATTTCCTCCAACCTTCAACACTTGGATCAGAGACCTCATGTACCATCTGACCTTAGAGAAAATTAGGTACACTACAAGAGGATGTGCTGATAACTTCCATAGGATCTGGCAGCCAGCCTTAACCAGGTGGAAAAGATGAACCCTTtagatgtttaaaatgtataaatgtatagggaccccccccccccccccccccttttttttaatatatatttaaaattaaaattattattattattgttgttgttgatggtTTTGgctcatttcctttttttttttttttaatgaatgaatgaatttttcTCATCATTTAGTTTGATATTAAGCTGGTGATATGGTGTAATAGGGAAAGTGGGATGAGAGTTCATGGTTATGTTCTGTACTAAAAACCTATCCAATTGTATGAAAGATTGTATGTCGCTTAAGTTTGTGAAACTAATAAAgatactttgattaaaaaaaagaaattctgctctgctgtttgcCTTTGGGAATTTCAAAAACATAGGCTACTTAAAATGGTTACAGGTGTAAACTCAACacttttgtgtttattattagATAAGGTATATGAGTTActcaacactttaaaatgatcaaaatagtTTAACGAGGTactttcaattcaattcaaaactttattacagactCTAGGTccagagaataaaaaagaacaaaaaaaaaaacaaaacaatacaaaacacataaaaaggacAGAACAATACATGCATGTTACCATAACGGCACAATAAGTTAACGAATCAGACTCAATATaaccacaaaaaataaatttacactAAAAACAGGCATCTGTACCAGTGTTTCCATAGTGGTGACATGTATTTAACAGCACTATGTTTGATGTTCGTCAAGGCCAAAATAATTTCATTCCCAGTGGAATCAAGTCGACACATGAATTTATACACAAGATTTCTTAATACAGCATGTAGAGTATTAACTCCTGCACCTACAAACATCTCACTTGCACTGCACCATCTTGGTCTTTTCAGTAGTAATCTCAGAGCATCATTGTAGGCTACTTGTAGCCTCCGCATACTTGATTTCTTATAGTTTGTCCATAAGTGTGCAGTATGCAAAGGCGTACAATATGCTTTAAACAGAGACAACTTAACAGTATCTGAACAAAAACCAAACCTACGAGCAAGAATGTTTGCTTGTGCATAAATCTTGCAGCATTGTCTGTagatatcatcatcatccaccatTTTATCTGTGATAAAATGTCCAAGATATTTAACTTTACTACAGACCTCAAGACTACTGTTAGACAGTTTAAAGACAGGAAAGTTCAACATCTGATCCTCTTTTGTGCAGAAGGTCATCACTGAACTCTTCTTGGCATTATATTTCATATCATGTTCAACACCATATACAGAGCAAACAGACAGCAACTGCTGAAGACCAGCACTACTGGGACTAAAAATAAGGAGgtcatcagcatacatcaaaTGATTTACCAATGTGTTACCTATTATGCATCCAGATTTACAGGATGTCAAGTGTTTGGACAAATCATCCACATACAACATACTTTAAGTTCTCCTATATAAAATATCTGCATTCCATGAATACAAATGGTGTAAATCAATGAAAATAGTGTctgtaaagcaggaaaaaactCACCAGGAGAATGTCCCCAGACTCCCCTGGTCTTGGGCTAAGCCCCTAATGTTGGTAACTCCTAGCTCCGCCCAAGCTGAGGCCTAAATGACATCCTTAAAAAATTTTATGAATGTTGCTATAAGAGTGTTCTGCACTTGTTACCAGTTAACATTATAGGAACGTTTTAGAACATTCTATAATCTGTTTTCTAAAAAatgtccccaaaacatcctCAGAGTGTTGCACCTACAACATTCTCCCTTTGTTAACAGTTAACATTATAGGAACATTATATTAAATGATGAACAttcttaaaatgttcttttaactatacatgaaaatgttttctttaaactctTAACAGAGCTTATAGGGAATGTTAGCCGACGTTCTGGGAATGTTCCCTCCTAGCTGGGTTAGCACCACCAGTTAACCTAGCATATGTTTGAAAATTCATACTTCACTGTCTGaccaggattcaaaccaggaagcTTCGTGCAGTGAGGCAACAATGCTACACACTTCAGAAACACCTCTGAAACCATCAGGGCTTAGGTATGTGTTTTCCTGTCATTTAAAAGTAGAACTGAAGaaaatatttagattttaaagcCTTCCAGACGAATGGAGACTCTACTCTCTCACAGCCTCTCCCCTCATACCTGTGCTGTTACCTGCTGTAGTGTACGTGACTGATACGAGCTGCTGTCTCCATGCCAACCtccaacatcaacaacaacaggtcTTCCCTCATTGCCCTGCAGCGACAATAAATCTAAAGAATGAGCTCATGGTAACAGATCTGTACGTGTGAGCTAATGCAGGAGCTGAATGTGTGTTAGTGTGCATTAATCATTAGAATAACAGCCTGCTCTGAGGGAGCCTCAGACGTTTGAACTTTTACTCATCATCCTATGTAGCTGTGATGTAACCTGACGCTGCAGCCGCTCCACGCTGACTAACTCAGCTCCTCACAGATTTTATTACTCAGACAATTCAGcaggaaaagtgaaaaaacatgaaagtgaTGAGGAAAGTCTGAAGAAAGCAGCCCAGACTAATTTTTCCCAGTTTAGTctgaggtcagagctctgtgctCGATCCAAACCAAACTAGGGTGAATATTTCTGTTATGTAACGCAGTCTGAGTTTAAACAAACAGACCCTGTCTTTATGGAGGGGGACGTTTAAGAGCTGattaaggccttgtccacacggagacgaaaatgATTTACtcccattttgtttttaaaaagttttctgtaaatatgggaccatttcaggaaatatcagtgTAACCATGAAACCTCTGAAAGCAACTGGAAaggctgtagtatatatgccaagactgtacgtggcgctgtatcgcttccacggaaatgcaccagaagagagaagaagatggATATAAGATCATATGTaaccgaagccagataaagttcctgcaagtccggtggttgagaaaaatagatacaaagtcgttttcttcaaaatgatcatttttcgttttgtctcattttatgcaagtccgacatttaaactacaaattcgatgaaaaaagtaacacaaatgtgatatttaaaagtgttaattttgtgttttaaaatgccgtTTTCAGAGTTGCTGcagggagattgaggggaggggaaagcgaaactgctgggtgatgattggccactcagcctgccattgttcccagtttcgcccactgagatggacaataacaaacacagcATGGCTCAAACCCCACCCCTCCCCGGGAtgtaaatacagctgtttctagttatcaccttttattaacaagcctcaagatgcaccctgcagccaagaaaagtagaagagacgatgaagaagcggcaagaattatcaacagactcgggacaacttcaggatcacttgactgtgaaagtttgatgaaggcggatttcccatgggaatattttgatgagtgtCACCAGTCTGATTCaaaagcttggtttgggtggactttatgtaaatgtggctctattgttcacgcccattacctggtctgcctgaaggtaggagaagtcctgaaactttgagcctggttttctcagaacaaacaggaactaaaagaagttaacattcaaataagcatatctttgtaaaatatgctcagataaaggtgtatgatacaccatttgaaagcttggaatctacgctttcataatgtgtaaaaaaatcaaaaatgacctcggacgacttgTAGGAGTTTTtaaccagctttggtcacatatgtTGTGTGCTGTTTGCGGTgatggtaaaggagcatcagattttgctgtcaAAGCCATAATAatctcagtagcttctgcagcgcAAACACAACCGTAATCcgcctttgttgttttggtttgatatGTGCATGTGGGGTACGTGGCCTAtgctatgtgtgatgtaatcttttcatgaaaaatgtgataGGCTGTCCACATAGAGACGAAACGGTAgacgtttacagatttgttcactcacAGTAGCATTTATGGCCTCTAAAACcaccgtttccgtgtggatgaaacgcaaaaaattaaaacaacaaaaaacttttgcgtatactcctgaattcatctgcgtgtggatggggcctacGTTTCTTATCATATTCAGGTACTTTGATAAACAGATTATCTGATTAATTGCATGCAACACTGGATAATATTACTCTTATGTGTTTTAGCAAACTCCATGtgggcttttatgtgttttgcatctaaccactctgccataaaggccggatcagtggagggctgcagtgatggttgtccttctggaactttgtcccatctccacacaggggGTGCGttcgaaaagtccaaaaaaattacctcctaagtcctttcctattcacttttccttaaccccaACGAGAAACGTCACAGGGTTAAGGAAAGgtggagtaagaggataggaaaggagaactgtGGTGAGTAAGGAATCTGACTGCACTTTCTCTAGGCGGATGTTTCGGACGTgacatgtgtttttgtgtaaaaactacaatttaacgttgatggactacaaaatttgTAACTTCCAATCGGTGCGTTCTCTATGTTATGTGCTGTGAACGCTAAAACGTCAGAGACatgagctcattaagatttttatatcctaaagtctcttcaggaagaggaactgggaacatctagaacagcagaaacctttctcttaatctgaactttctACTAAGTCAATACAAAGAGATGAATAATGTTCAAGTCCTTTTGTTTCATAACGATATTAAATACTTTTGCTTTATTCCCTACCTAatcatgttttctttaattctctcgTCTCTGTTAAATTTATTACAGTCTACTCTGGTTTCATCTTCCTTTCAGCTCGTTctgtgaaaagctctataaactGCGTCTTCCCTGcgtaattatgatgataaatataataatcacaatataGCAACATGTCGACTTTATCGCTTTAGttggttgtgatttacaaacttaaaacgtttactttaatatttcaaaatagcaaaacaaatacagtttaaaatactgactgatcggtttactatttaaataaaatggaaatgagaagaaatgaaatcgtGATCATAAGTTGAATGACAAAGTgttcatgtctgtaatatttctCTGTTCATCCCTACTGCCTTCCGTTTATCACGTGTATTATACGTTTTTCtgaattttacagtttaaatctgGGTTAGtaaagttattctagttattcaaGTTATTCACTCGTTCTGATGAGCGGTCAACAGgtgcgtcactttaaatgaagtttacgtGAAGCATTGTGGgtcgtcttttcatctctcctttggtaaaggatggtccagtgtttcctaggctaaaggagatatTAAAGGAAacaatgaagctcctttccttaccATTTGGAGAATTCGAACAGTCCTTATCATGGCCGACACTGAAATACTTCCGggtcgtttcactcagttaggaaccttcctaagcaaaatgGACTTTTCGAACGTacccaggatctctggagctcagtcagagtgaccatcaggttcctGGTCTCTCTCACTAAGGCTCCTCTCCTCCAATTGCTCAGTTTTCCTAGaagaccagctcttggaagagtccagGCCGCTGTTCTCTTGGGAGCcttcagcagcagaaatgtttttgtagccttcccaagatctgtgcctgtcaacaatcctgtctctgagtgCTACTGGCAGTGCAGCGTCACTTCCTGCTTTCCAATACGACCACGTCCCTATTTGGGGGAAAACAAGCCCTCAGATTGAATGGCAGTAGGTTAGAAAACACAGATAACAACATGGTTAAAGgcagttttattatgttttgtgccttaaacaatcaaaaagatataatttaaggcatgtttggttGTTCTCAGATGACAAAAGAGTGTCAAAGAAGAGTTCTGTGTCTTttggctgaaactagagaggacCAAAGCGGGCTAATGTTGGACCTGTGCTGTTCCTAATGGCTTTAAGCTGGCGATcatctgtgacagcaggagctgtagttTGTCTACCTGTTAacagctttttcacacattcaccaacTTAGTAACCACATCAGGTATGTGATGTTGGTTTATGACATCTCCAGTCACATGATTGGACTGGTTGTCCAGTTTGGGAGAGGGAGCCTGAACACACCCTCATGTACATctataattttgtttatttcatattgttatAATGCAAGTATTATTTCATAAAAGGCCTGCATTATATGTTTATCTCATGGACCATTGGATTTTTGCTCCAAATAACCATTCAACTGTACGTTTTTCATATTTCAAGCTTATAAATCCCTAATGACCCAATCTTTCCCACTGACTGTTGTTCATTTATATTGAATGTTTTCCCCCAGAAAGGGGCGGGGCCAGCATCATTTGGGCAAAGTACCCAGATGGGTTACTCTTATCCAtagagaggtgtgagcctttCCGAATCCAACAAATCAGTTTactttagcacaggtggactccagtcagggtgtagaaacatctctgGTCTTTACTGAGTTTTTTGCAACGGGCCTGAATACTTCTGACAAtgtgatgttttattttcatttataattaatttgcaaaaaagagtaaaattctgttttcacatggcatggcagtgcaggggttagtgctgttgcctcacagcaagaaggtccctggttcacttcccagtcagaGCCTTTCTGTGGAGAGTTTGCATTTTCTCCCCATGCCAACCCattgtgggttctctccgggtactcccacttcctcccaccaccaaaaacatgcttgttagattaactggtgactctaaattggctgtagtgtgtgtgtgagcatgcctggttgtctgtctccatATATCAGCCCTgagattgactggtgaccagtccagtgtgtaccccgcctcttgcccacacagctggaataggctccagcccctcaCGACCCCGAACgcgataagcagtgtagaaaatggatggatggatgttttccctttgtcatgatggggcactgagtgtagattaatgagaattttttttttttttttttttttttttacttaagcatcaggctgcaacttaacaaaattttaaaaagtgaaggggtctgaatactttctgaatgactTGTATGCAAAGGAAGTGATTCAGGTTGTAAATCTGGATTTAAGAAATTGTACTTTGAAATGCACAAAAGTTAAATATCAAGCATGCAGTcaggggtggaaaaagtattaTTGcactttgtgttgtgttgtttttaagtaGTGGTACAGTTACGTGAATTAAACTACTACAATAAAAGCCAAAGCACTGGTTGATAAATCTAGCAGGATTAattttggactaaaactaaaagtaaaaatgttcattgacagccttttttccaatgacaaaaactagactaagactaacaaaaataaatctgtgatgactaaaactgacaaaaagtaaatttagttttagtcaagatgactaaatataaactaaaatgtaattcagttttcgtcagacattcagaaTTCTTGATatttgtgggtaaatctgtcaaaaaaaaaacaaaaaaaacaatgcatctgtatgtattctgcctctcagcttttgaaagcagggaccccaggtttggcagggtgcagagaacacactaccatgatttggtaccagaatggggccggccacacactagatgatttttttaatctgggaTGATTTTTAAGCTGTGgcagaccacagacttcaggacaagttccaaagattcttcatctttaatcctctgaacacacacactagacgactcagccagactgtcagatcactggagaccacacacctgacgacctgcctatgacctcgcgtgatcacatgacttcagaaaataaacaaaacacagatgtctgtctcgctgtctctccacaacaggctgtcctggcatgcgttacaggggAAGCAAAAATTAtaatacaagggaaagactcaggatgaaatcctggctgaaattaaggtacagttgtgttcatggttgtgagcggtgaaagtacatatgatctggctgtgacTACACctggtctgctcgctctcattggttgttgtgggtactccgtcagcggcacaATGACCTAGAATTGTAAacatcaaatgtgtttgatatttacgatttgggattttggaggctactaCGCAATTTGGAGCAGTGAAAAaacgtgttgacaccacacacatgcagactactcagacaaatagtCGTTTGTGACGAGGTTTCTCTCGGGATACGCCACCACGATTgttgggggaggcaaatcttgcctcaaatcgGGCTTGAAATCCTGACatgtgtggctggccttagacgagaaaataaatgctcggactaaaagtaaagactaaaatgtgaggactatTTATatactaaaactagactaaaatgttgtgagttttcatcgacttaaactagattaaaactaaaaaggatagaaatgactaaaatgtgactaaaacaaaaatgcatttcacttaaagactaaaaccaagACTGAAATCAAAAATAGTTGTCAGAATTAACACTGCACTCAAGTAgaagcaaaaagtaaaaaaaaaaaaaaagtagggctgaacgatttgggaaagtAATCTCACCCCCTCAACAGCCCTAACCCCCAAATATTGTATTCGTGATTTCACATGCAGTTATGTATTTAAATTCcttgttttatgtatttgttgACAAACCCAAGCAGCACCACCTCAGTATTAGATGGATGAATCTGTTCTTTCCTGTGGGTCAGGCCTAGAAGTTCGGGTGACATAACCTGATGCATGAATCAGAATGGATTTCACCTTTATTTATCAACTTTCACACACACTAGTAAATTTACTGATGTTTTCAACTTATCCTGGGCTTTTCTAGGGCTGAAAACAcatctgtgattattttgactcatattggaCACAATGtaaactgttgtattgaagggaatgatatTTTTATGATAATCTTGTTTCAAATAAGAAAGCCattcaaaaaagtaagaaatgtaagatttttgcaaactattctagaaaaaaaggaCGCCTtcatgtttgcatgatgtgtagagcagaacatcactgctgctgctgctgcaaaagaaaaaaaaaacggttttaaactgtttttgacacatttcaggtcaaagatgTAGTGGAACCTCTGTGATTTGGAAATGGCAGTGGGAAATATTATGATTGAATCTAACCTTAGATTAATTTCACAGCCTTAGTAGCTGCTGAgtagttgtacagtaaaatatgatctgtcCTTATTGGCAGCATGACtctataataaaggaaatacagcAGGTGTTtatggatgtgatgtggaaccattctctctctgtgtgctaCTGTTGAGTCAGCAAAGATAGAAAAAGTACAACCCAAGTAAAAGtccagttactctggttaaaacacGCTTATGTTAAAGtgaaagtactgatttcaaatgTACTCTATTAAAACTATTTGATTacagtaatttttttaaatattctttttatTGGATGTTTTCAAAATTACAACAGTCCAGCACAGTACATATACGTATACAGGTTGTTGGAAATATGTAGCAAATCCAGAATACATCCACAGCAATGATCTCAAAAGTCCTGATTAGGTTTGAAATCTCAGGCAGTTGCACTCTGACTTCCCAGATACTCCAACACTTTGCCAAACTTTGCTGTAAAAAGGTCCTTCTGACCATTAATACCAAGTCTTAGGGCTCTAATTTCATGGCGCGGCGCAGGGCAGGTACGCCGCGCCTGGTCTACGAAAATAGAGCCCTTAGTCTTTCCAAAGAAATACATTCTGATATCAAAGACTGCCACAGATGTATTGAAGGAGGTTCATCTCCTACCGACTTGGTCATAACGGCCTTTCGGCCCAACATAAGCAAAAAATGAacaatgtttttatgtgttcttTATGATTCAGGGATACATCCCATTAGACACAATCATGGGTTAGGCTGTAGTTGCTGCATAATCACCACACTAACCTCAACACATATGGTTCGCCAAAACTGTTGAACCTTTTCGCAGAGGCAGTGAAGTCTTGTCCCTAAAATAGTCTTACATTTTGGGCAGTTTGGAGAGGCCCCTGCTGTATatttactatatatatatatatatggagaTATATAGACATTTTGTAAGATATTATATTGcatttctctgaatctgttaGATATGGATATTTTCAAAGGTAAAAGTAAGGTTTCCTCCCATACTTCTGTATCTAACCAAGGTTCCCATGATTTCCATAGGAGTGACAACCTGTCGGTAGTCAAATGCTGCAGCTTTGAATAAAATTTGGAGACAAAGTGACTTTAAGACCATCTAAAAGAGTCTTTTCTAATAAGTTAAAGTCATCTGGGAGATCAAGAGTATCATTATAATTTGTACATAGTGTCTGACCTGAAGGTATTTGTAAAATTCTTTTGTTTGTAATTTGTGTTTATCCTGTAAGGACTCGAATGTTTTAAATTTCCCCTATCCCAAAGATTATAAATATGGTAAATCCCTGCTTCATACCATTTCTGAAAGTTAGATCAGGTATATTACAGTAATTTTAATAGATGTTATGATTTACTTTCCAGCTCTGCATGCAACCAATCTTAATTGTCCAGAGATATTCCAATTGtagttttgattttgaaaattaagTGCTTGGCTGCTGGACTTGAAACTTTTAAGCGTCAGAAATTTCTGCCACTCGCTGCCTGGtcatatttttgtctgaaaagtTGCATAAACTTTGATAGAAGCTTTTAGAATTTgtgctttttcaaaaatgtaaaacttacTATGAGAGCACGAAAGTGATGCAAGAGTGCTGATCATGTCATGCCTTTAGGTGCTAAAATTATAaggtggccctgaaggtcacctgcaaaaaatgtcactctttaaatctgtttcactaaaagaaaaatatttgataaacCAGAAATATGAtttgtaaaatgcaaaacatcagaatgcaattttttaaaaaagaaatagatcTTTAAGaatcattaattttaatttcttttttgaaaagccTAAATACCAAAGtttatctgaaatatttaatggAACAGAACACATGAACTGTTTATGACTTTCACTAaatctttttgttgtttgtttgtttgtttgttttggtgagATATTTTACATTTGTGCATGTCATCTTAAGTTTTTCCAAATTTGTGAAATATTCCTGATTTGAGTTCAATGTTTTGTGTCAGTAAGATGTTTTATATTTGCCCCTCAGGGCTACCGTAGAATATGAAACAaccaataaaatcaaacatttggaAACATGAGTGAAGAGGCAGGAAACAGgaacttcattttaaatattattttattaaaaattatgattcaATAAATAgcaaataatgaaataaataactaaataagACATTTAAACGTCAGACTTGGTCAGTGTCGGTTGTTTGGctgcagcagacatttttcatgattcCATCATGAAGTTTTCCTGCAGGCCTGTTAGTGCAGTTTGAGTCTGTAAATCACAGAAAAGTTCAAGTTTTCATGAGTTCAAGTTTCAGTTTGTTGTTAGCGTTCACAGTTCTgtccttctttttctctcttcctttctttctcgTGTCCCATCCGGACTGCGTCCTCAGCGGGACAGCTGGCAGGAAGAAGCCGGCGCGTGGAGCTCCGTCTGCGGCTACTCTCTGAAGTCGAGCCGCTCCTCCGGATCAGCTCCTGCTCGGGTCATTTTGGATCCCAGGAGCCCAGACTCGGGCTGTTGACAGTTCGGTCAGTCCTGGGCTGTTCAGTTGTCGCTGCCCAGTCTGTGGTAGACCAGCAGAGCCACCATGTAGCTCTTCGGTGCGCTCTGCTCGTATGACAGGCTGCTCTCCGTCTCTTCCGCGGACGTTGGGCAGCTGCTGCTCTGGATGTGCTGGCTGGATGAAGCTGGACCCTCACAGGATGTTTGTGAGGCTGAGACCTCGCTGAGCTCTGAgatcctcctctgctcctccgTGCACTGGAAGGGGAAGCTCTGGTAGTCGATAGCCGGGCTGTGCGCGCTGCTCAGCGGCGTGTCTGCGCACGGCTCCTCGGTGTAGATCTGCCACAGCACCACCAGGCACAGGATGACCAACCAGCGCTTGGCCTGGTTCTTCTCTGGAGGAGGGAGATGCATGCGGACCTTAGC
The Cheilinus undulatus linkage group 5, ASM1832078v1, whole genome shotgun sequence DNA segment above includes these coding regions:
- the ier3 gene encoding radiation-inducible immediate-early gene IEX-1 — translated: MYSRTNSVTMTIQRERFAHSRTANRSTEPEVFTFERITPQANAVRSYVPIRPKKRCTRVMYPAKVRMHLPPPEKNQAKRWLVILCLVVLWQIYTEEPCADTPLSSAHSPAIDYQSFPFQCTEEQRRISELSEVSASQTSCEGPASSSQHIQSSSCPTSAEETESSLSYEQSAPKSYMVALLVYHRLGSDN